A genome region from Thermococcus onnurineus NA1 includes the following:
- a CDS encoding helix-turn-helix domain-containing protein — MNLTVTLLIDPRSNMLKGLLAEYSTGRNKEDAINKTLEKINRFLPRDAQVVNFEIGTYTTPVTRRTYAVGVVVYNAPLEKKSFTELTIKERRELLAGVLESFNYNPKVLNISEIARMFGVSRDSIYYDIEQILKERKINR, encoded by the coding sequence ATGAACCTTACAGTAACTCTCCTAATAGATCCGCGTAGTAATATGTTAAAAGGCCTCCTTGCCGAGTATTCCACAGGCAGGAATAAAGAGGACGCGATAAACAAGACTCTGGAAAAAATTAACAGGTTCCTGCCCAGGGACGCACAAGTCGTCAACTTCGAAATAGGTACCTACACCACTCCCGTGACCAGAAGGACTTATGCAGTTGGTGTTGTTGTTTACAATGCACCCCTAGAGAAAAAATCCTTCACTGAGCTCACGATAAAAGAACGCAGAGAACTGCTGGCCGGTGTTCTGGAGTCCTTCAACTACAATCCGAAGGTTCTTAACATATCCGAAATCGCTAGAATGTTCGGTGTTTCGAGGGACTCAATATACTATGATATCGAACAAATCTTAAAGGAAAGAAAGATCAACCGGTGA
- a CDS encoding aconitase X catalytic domain-containing protein yields the protein MYLTKEEELILAGEYGYALQKAMEILVALGEIYGADRLIPIKSAQVAGVSYKNIGDAGIEFLRDFVEAGAKVSVYTTLNPAGIGDDEFMEKQLEVLGLYRKMGIEVTSTCTPYYGANLPKFGDHLAWSESSAVSFANSILGARTNREGGPSSLAAAIVGKTPNYGLHLDKNRKATVIISVDANVRTFVDYAALGYHLGKILGNDVPYIKGLKPEMTEYLKEMGAAMAASGSIALYHVEGETPEYRDAITDKLETITVEDSDIRAVREQFADDWSEIDMILIGCPHASLAEIKEITELLRMRGRPLKIPLFITASRAVKALADSLGYTEIIERYNGRIIPDICFVVSPIKGWYRGVATNSGKSAFYFRSFGFKVRLDDAENLIKEAP from the coding sequence ATGTACCTGACCAAAGAGGAAGAACTCATCCTGGCCGGCGAATACGGCTACGCCCTCCAGAAGGCCATGGAGATACTCGTGGCTCTGGGAGAAATCTACGGTGCTGACAGGCTCATTCCAATTAAAAGTGCTCAGGTTGCTGGTGTTTCATACAAAAACATCGGCGACGCTGGAATCGAGTTCCTGAGAGACTTCGTCGAAGCTGGAGCCAAAGTCAGCGTCTACACAACCCTCAACCCAGCGGGAATAGGCGACGACGAGTTCATGGAAAAGCAGCTGGAAGTTCTGGGGCTTTACAGGAAGATGGGCATAGAAGTTACCTCCACGTGCACCCCCTACTACGGGGCAAATCTTCCAAAGTTCGGTGATCACTTGGCCTGGAGCGAAAGTTCAGCGGTAAGCTTCGCCAACTCGATTTTGGGTGCGAGGACCAACCGCGAAGGAGGACCTTCAAGTTTAGCCGCCGCGATAGTGGGCAAAACTCCTAACTACGGCCTGCATCTGGACAAAAACAGGAAAGCAACCGTCATAATCAGTGTTGATGCAAACGTCAGGACTTTCGTGGACTATGCGGCCTTAGGTTATCACCTTGGAAAAATCCTCGGCAATGACGTGCCATACATCAAAGGCCTGAAGCCCGAGATGACTGAGTATCTCAAAGAGATGGGCGCCGCTATGGCCGCGAGCGGCTCTATAGCTCTATATCATGTGGAAGGTGAGACCCCTGAATATAGAGATGCTATAACTGACAAGCTCGAAACGATAACCGTTGAGGATTCCGATATCAGAGCCGTTAGGGAGCAGTTCGCCGATGACTGGAGTGAGATAGACATGATTCTAATTGGTTGCCCACACGCTTCCCTAGCAGAGATTAAGGAAATCACCGAACTGCTGAGAATGCGCGGGAGACCCTTGAAGATACCTCTCTTTATCACTGCAAGCAGAGCAGTTAAGGCATTGGCAGATTCTCTAGGCTACACCGAGATCATAGAGCGCTACAACGGCAGGATTATTCCCGACATATGCTTCGTAGTCTCGCCGATAAAGGGCTGGTACAGAGGAGTGGCCACCAACAGCGGAAAATCAGCCTTCTACTTCCGGTCCTTTGGCTTCAAGGTTAGGCTCGACGATGCAGAAAACCTCATAAAAGAGGCACCGTGA
- a CDS encoding lipoate protein ligase C-terminal domain-containing protein, whose amino-acid sequence MKHHVGEHKAKKGLIRIEFDEEKGIAENVKITGDFFMHPEEAIHDLERELEGHRLEELEQIIDEFFAVRMDIEMPYVNVEDFKIALKNALKK is encoded by the coding sequence ATGAAGCACCACGTCGGTGAGCACAAGGCCAAGAAGGGCCTGATAAGGATAGAGTTCGACGAAGAGAAGGGGATAGCCGAGAACGTCAAGATAACTGGGGACTTCTTCATGCACCCAGAGGAGGCTATCCACGACCTTGAAAGAGAGCTTGAGGGCCACAGGCTGGAGGAGCTCGAGCAGATCATCGACGAGTTCTTTGCCGTCAGGATGGACATAGAGATGCCCTACGTGAACGTCGAGGACTTCAAGATAGCCCTTAAGAATGCCCTTAAGAAGTGA
- a CDS encoding dihydrodipicolinate synthase family protein: MRGVIVPLVTPFNEDYSIDVPALEEHIDFLQKAGVHGIFINATTGEFTSLSVEERKFLAEKGRELVNTTFYLVGTASTNTFEVIELTKHAQDLGADYVVIAPPYYCPLNETALFRHYSMVAERTDIPIILYNIPSCANPLSVQLIKRLALEYSNIAGVKETIDSVNHVRDVIIEVKGEREDFMVFTGLDQHFLNTLILGGDGGIMACANFAPEVHLALYKAFQEKRFKDAFIYAQKLARLSKVYDLASSFGSAIKLAMSLRGFSIKPVLRPPYIIDGDEVKEEIRKLLREVLY, translated from the coding sequence ATGCGCGGTGTTATAGTTCCCCTTGTAACACCTTTTAACGAAGACTACTCTATTGATGTTCCTGCCCTTGAGGAACACATAGACTTTCTCCAGAAGGCCGGCGTTCATGGAATATTTATCAACGCGACCACTGGCGAGTTCACGAGCTTGAGCGTCGAGGAGAGAAAGTTCCTGGCCGAGAAGGGGCGTGAGCTTGTCAATACCACATTCTACCTTGTGGGAACGGCTTCCACGAACACATTTGAAGTCATAGAACTGACAAAGCACGCCCAAGACCTTGGCGCCGATTACGTTGTAATAGCTCCACCCTACTACTGCCCGCTGAACGAGACGGCCCTCTTTAGGCACTACTCGATGGTTGCCGAAAGAACCGATATCCCGATAATCCTCTACAATATTCCGAGCTGCGCAAACCCTCTGAGCGTTCAGCTTATTAAGCGGCTCGCCCTTGAGTACTCGAACATAGCTGGCGTCAAGGAGACGATAGACAGTGTGAACCACGTGAGGGACGTGATCATCGAAGTCAAAGGTGAGCGGGAGGATTTCATGGTGTTCACAGGCCTCGATCAGCACTTCCTTAATACCCTAATCCTTGGCGGTGATGGGGGGATAATGGCGTGCGCAAACTTCGCCCCAGAGGTTCACCTTGCACTCTATAAAGCCTTCCAGGAGAAGCGCTTTAAGGACGCGTTTATCTATGCCCAAAAGCTTGCAAGGCTCTCGAAGGTTTATGACTTGGCCTCATCTTTCGGTTCGGCGATAAAGCTTGCAATGAGCCTCAGAGGCTTCTCAATAAAGCCTGTCCTTAGACCCCCGTATATCATCGACGGAGATGAAGTAAAAGAAGAGATCAGAAAGCTCCTCCGGGAGGTGCTTTACTGA
- a CDS encoding pro-sigmaK processing inhibitor BofA family protein, whose protein sequence is MIETLLFLVLLVVALYLVIKLTVAILKYLVTNAIIGLILLWILNTVGIAHVEYTFLNILIVAIGGIVGVILLVILSWL, encoded by the coding sequence ATGATTGAAACGCTGCTGTTTTTAGTCCTGCTGGTGGTTGCTCTTTACCTAGTTATTAAGCTGACAGTGGCCATTCTGAAGTACCTAGTTACCAACGCAATTATCGGCCTAATACTCCTCTGGATACTCAACACCGTCGGAATAGCACACGTTGAGTACACCTTCCTGAACATCCTTATCGTGGCCATAGGCGGCATCGTGGGAGTTATTTTGCTGGTGATACTCTCGTGGTTATAG
- a CDS encoding arginine--tRNA ligase → MGYTEVKEKVRLILTEELKKMLQESGREWEGEVTFDETPNIELGDFATTVSFQLARVFRKAPKLIAEEIVERIKDKLPGEVSDVKAVNGYINFYLNYEAFGKDLVSEILKRGEHYGESEFGKGRKVIVEHTSVNPTKPLHMGHARNAVLGDTMARIMRALGYNVEVQNYIDDLGVQFAQVLWGYLNLKEEFERLEAELREKGVKEDVIDHVMGLLYVEVNKRIEGNPEVDKEVRELMKKLEEGDNEIAEIGRKLAERVVKAQMMTTYRMNITYDLLSWESDIMRSGIFEEAYGLIESNPNFFWAEEGKYKGAFVMDLRKLFPDMKNPFLVLKRSDGTATYTGKDIAYHLWKFGKVSSDMLYKPWDRLEDHETWTTAPDGEEMSGKFGKADIVINVIGAEQKHPQMAIKYALQLLGFEDSAQNFHHLAYEHVVRPEGKFSGRKGTWVGFTVDEVLNEAVRRAKELVEEKNPNLSEEEKEKIAEAVGVGAVRFNLVKYSPDKIITFRWEDVLNFEGESAPYVQYAHARCASILRKAEESGVSVEWEELLKRADFSKLTNREKELIKLLARFPEIIEGAGKDIKPHLIPWYANEVASLFNKFYMDHPVLKAEDGVREERLLLVLATKQVLRNALALLGIESPEKM, encoded by the coding sequence ATGGGATACACTGAGGTTAAAGAGAAGGTCAGGCTCATCTTAACGGAAGAACTTAAGAAGATGCTCCAGGAGAGCGGCAGGGAGTGGGAAGGTGAGGTAACCTTTGATGAGACTCCAAACATCGAGCTCGGCGACTTTGCCACGACGGTTTCCTTCCAGCTTGCGAGGGTCTTCAGGAAGGCGCCCAAACTAATAGCGGAGGAGATAGTTGAGCGCATTAAAGACAAGCTTCCTGGGGAAGTAAGCGACGTCAAGGCTGTAAACGGCTACATAAACTTCTACCTAAATTACGAGGCTTTTGGAAAGGACCTAGTCAGTGAGATTCTCAAAAGGGGCGAGCACTACGGTGAGAGCGAGTTTGGGAAGGGCAGGAAGGTCATTGTAGAGCACACTTCCGTCAATCCGACCAAGCCTCTTCACATGGGTCACGCGAGGAACGCTGTTCTCGGAGATACGATGGCAAGGATTATGCGCGCCCTGGGCTACAACGTTGAGGTTCAGAACTACATTGACGACCTTGGCGTTCAGTTCGCCCAGGTTCTCTGGGGATACCTCAACCTGAAAGAAGAGTTTGAACGGCTCGAGGCAGAGCTTAGGGAGAAGGGAGTCAAGGAAGACGTTATAGACCACGTTATGGGCCTTCTTTACGTCGAGGTTAACAAGCGCATAGAGGGGAATCCTGAGGTGGATAAAGAAGTCCGCGAGCTTATGAAGAAGCTTGAGGAGGGTGACAACGAGATAGCCGAAATCGGAAGGAAGCTTGCCGAGAGAGTCGTTAAGGCTCAGATGATGACGACCTATAGGATGAATATCACCTACGACCTCCTCAGCTGGGAGAGCGACATAATGAGGAGCGGCATTTTTGAGGAGGCCTACGGCCTTATCGAGAGCAATCCCAACTTCTTCTGGGCTGAGGAAGGTAAATACAAAGGAGCCTTCGTGATGGACCTCAGAAAGCTCTTCCCTGACATGAAAAACCCCTTCCTCGTCCTTAAGAGGAGCGATGGGACGGCAACTTACACCGGCAAGGACATAGCCTATCACCTCTGGAAGTTTGGCAAGGTTAGCTCAGACATGCTTTACAAACCGTGGGACAGGCTGGAAGACCACGAGACCTGGACGACGGCCCCCGACGGCGAGGAGATGTCCGGAAAGTTTGGTAAAGCGGATATAGTCATTAACGTCATCGGCGCCGAGCAGAAGCACCCGCAGATGGCCATAAAGTACGCCCTTCAGCTCCTTGGCTTTGAGGACTCGGCTCAGAACTTCCACCACCTCGCTTACGAGCACGTTGTGAGGCCAGAGGGCAAGTTCAGCGGAAGGAAAGGGACCTGGGTTGGCTTCACCGTTGATGAGGTTCTCAACGAGGCGGTTAGGAGGGCAAAGGAGCTCGTCGAGGAGAAGAATCCCAACTTAAGCGAGGAGGAGAAAGAAAAAATAGCGGAAGCCGTCGGCGTCGGTGCTGTTCGCTTTAACCTTGTCAAGTACAGCCCGGACAAGATAATCACCTTCCGCTGGGAGGACGTGCTAAACTTCGAGGGAGAGAGCGCCCCCTACGTGCAGTACGCCCACGCACGCTGTGCCTCAATCCTTAGGAAGGCCGAGGAGAGCGGCGTTAGCGTTGAGTGGGAGGAGCTCCTCAAGAGGGCTGACTTCTCAAAGCTCACCAACAGGGAGAAGGAGCTGATAAAGCTCCTTGCAAGGTTCCCGGAGATAATTGAGGGAGCAGGAAAGGACATCAAGCCGCATTTGATTCCATGGTACGCGAACGAGGTGGCGAGCCTCTTCAACAAGTTCTACATGGACCACCCTGTCCTCAAAGCGGAGGATGGAGTGAGGGAAGAGCGCTTGCTCCTTGTGCTGGCCACGAAGCAGGTGCTGAGGAACGCTCTGGCTCTGCTCGGCATAGAATCACCGGAGAAGATGTGA
- a CDS encoding HEAT repeat domain-containing protein — MVMKDKKALDGLIELLDDSVPGIRGDALLILGMIAQQRGEVLESHIDRIFPKAVELTKNRNPYVKENAMVLSYELVRRFQTKIMKLKDTIINDLIEEIREGDKNTKGFALILLGELNAKETREYVEELVNVEDKVILPFEGKKWVPLGQIAMETLEKLS; from the coding sequence ATGGTCATGAAAGACAAAAAGGCACTCGATGGCCTCATTGAGCTCCTCGACGATAGTGTGCCGGGAATTCGCGGAGATGCTCTCCTGATTCTTGGGATGATTGCCCAGCAGAGGGGTGAAGTTCTCGAATCCCACATTGATAGAATCTTTCCAAAAGCGGTGGAACTCACGAAGAATAGAAATCCCTACGTAAAGGAAAATGCAATGGTTCTGTCCTACGAACTTGTCCGTAGATTCCAGACTAAAATAATGAAGCTTAAGGACACTATTATCAATGACCTGATAGAGGAGATTAGAGAAGGTGACAAGAACACCAAGGGCTTTGCGCTGATACTACTCGGTGAGCTCAACGCTAAAGAGACCAGGGAGTACGTTGAAGAGCTCGTAAATGTTGAGGACAAGGTTATACTCCCGTTTGAAGGGAAGAAATGGGTTCCACTCGGCCAGATAGCGATGGAAACCCTAGAAAAACTCTCTTGA
- a CDS encoding site-2 protease family protein, whose product MSRGIYECINCGHREILDSSEPLLEKACPRCGRDMVLVGFYTESQELTVQVQPSRPSLPENLKEKLKEFYNLELKQIDGNVFVFEVQGIMENNFERVLRELEELGYWAALKKREGKVLLFVFPAQEIKEDNRWLPWIFLIATIFTTFLAGYYLSLAYIDTLNYYGLPGIRNPYLNAIAFSISVMAILGTHELGHKIAAAYHGVRATMPYFIPFPSMLGTLGAVIRVKSPLPTRNAAIDLGISGPIAGFLIALPVSIIGLRLSIPVPAELVSPTEGSIVFGENLIFLLLEKYIVTFPEDTVIFLHPVAIAGWVGILVTFLNLIPAAQLDGGHIARAFLSEKTHRYLTIAVGLVLIGMSFLWVGWLIWGMLVLLMGSVGNPGALDEVSSISKKRLVLVILAVMIFLISATPRPLWVTG is encoded by the coding sequence ATGTCGAGGGGCATCTACGAGTGCATCAACTGTGGACATAGGGAGATCCTAGATTCATCCGAGCCACTGCTCGAGAAAGCCTGTCCTCGCTGTGGAAGGGACATGGTTCTGGTAGGATTCTATACGGAGTCCCAAGAGCTCACAGTGCAGGTCCAGCCAAGCAGGCCTTCCCTCCCGGAGAACCTCAAAGAAAAGCTGAAGGAGTTCTATAATCTTGAACTAAAACAGATAGATGGCAACGTCTTCGTCTTTGAAGTTCAAGGGATAATGGAAAATAACTTTGAGAGAGTCCTAAGAGAGCTTGAAGAACTCGGCTATTGGGCCGCTCTCAAGAAGCGTGAGGGTAAAGTGCTGCTCTTTGTCTTCCCTGCCCAGGAAATAAAGGAGGACAACAGGTGGTTGCCGTGGATCTTCCTCATCGCGACGATTTTCACTACATTCCTGGCCGGTTACTACCTCTCGCTGGCCTACATAGATACCCTTAATTACTACGGTCTTCCTGGAATACGAAACCCTTATCTCAACGCGATTGCGTTCTCGATAAGTGTCATGGCAATACTGGGAACCCACGAGCTTGGCCACAAGATAGCCGCGGCGTATCATGGCGTTAGAGCTACAATGCCATACTTCATTCCCTTCCCTAGCATGCTGGGGACGCTTGGGGCAGTAATCAGGGTAAAATCACCACTGCCCACAAGGAATGCAGCAATAGACCTTGGTATCAGCGGACCAATAGCTGGGTTTTTGATAGCCCTCCCGGTAAGCATAATCGGACTTAGACTTTCCATTCCAGTGCCAGCGGAACTTGTCTCGCCCACAGAAGGCAGTATAGTCTTTGGGGAGAATCTGATATTCCTGCTCTTGGAGAAATACATCGTGACTTTCCCAGAGGATACAGTGATTTTCTTACATCCCGTTGCCATTGCTGGATGGGTGGGCATTCTAGTGACTTTCTTAAACCTCATTCCTGCTGCTCAGCTTGATGGCGGCCACATAGCAAGGGCCTTCCTCAGTGAGAAGACGCACCGCTATCTCACGATTGCTGTTGGTTTAGTTCTCATAGGCATGAGCTTTCTCTGGGTCGGCTGGCTCATTTGGGGCATGCTTGTGCTCCTGATGGGTTCGGTCGGAAATCCTGGAGCACTCGATGAGGTCTCCTCAATCTCAAAGAAAAGGCTCGTCTTGGTTATTCTGGCAGTGATGATCTTCCTAATTTCTGCAACACCGAGACCGCTCTGGGTCACCGGTTGA
- the prf1 gene encoding peptide chain release factor aRF-1 has translation MSHKSAEMYELKKKVEELKSYRGRATELVSLYIPAGYDINKVMQQLREEYGTAQNIKSKSTRKNVLGALERAMQHLKLYRKTPENGLALFVGNVSEQEGVSDIKLWAIVPPEPLKVRLYRCDQTFVTEPLEEMLRVKDAYGLITVEKNEATIGLLRGKRIEVIDDLTSNVPGKTRAGGQSARRYERIREQETHEFMKRIAEHAAKAFLPLLEKGELKGIIIGGPGPTKEEFVDGDYLHHELRKKVIGVVDISYHGEYGLRELVEKASDILSEHEAVKERKLIQDFFRHLVKDTGLITYGEREVRKALELGAVDTLLISEGYDKVRVKAKCNACGWEELKTMSEQEFHVYKKKLTHCPKCGSQNISFEKWDVAEELIKLAEESGAEVEIISLDTEEGQQFYKAFGGLGAFLRYKIQ, from the coding sequence ATGTCTCACAAATCAGCCGAAATGTATGAGCTCAAGAAAAAAGTGGAGGAGCTGAAGAGCTATCGAGGCCGAGCGACCGAGCTTGTAAGCCTCTACATCCCAGCGGGCTACGACATAAACAAGGTCATGCAACAGCTTAGGGAGGAGTATGGAACTGCCCAGAATATTAAATCAAAATCCACCCGAAAGAACGTTCTTGGTGCCCTTGAGAGAGCCATGCAGCACCTCAAGCTCTATCGAAAAACCCCCGAGAACGGTTTGGCCCTTTTCGTTGGAAATGTGAGTGAGCAGGAGGGAGTGAGCGATATAAAACTTTGGGCCATAGTTCCACCGGAACCCCTTAAGGTTCGCCTTTACCGCTGCGACCAGACCTTTGTAACGGAGCCTCTTGAGGAAATGCTCCGCGTTAAGGACGCCTACGGTCTAATAACCGTCGAGAAGAACGAAGCCACGATAGGCCTTCTGAGGGGTAAGAGGATTGAGGTTATCGATGATCTCACCTCAAACGTCCCAGGAAAAACGAGGGCAGGTGGTCAGTCGGCGAGGCGTTACGAGAGGATTCGTGAGCAGGAAACCCACGAGTTCATGAAGAGAATCGCCGAGCACGCCGCCAAGGCCTTCCTACCGCTTCTTGAAAAGGGTGAGCTCAAGGGAATCATCATAGGCGGCCCAGGGCCGACCAAGGAAGAGTTCGTTGATGGCGACTACCTACACCATGAGCTCAGAAAGAAGGTAATCGGAGTCGTTGACATCAGCTACCACGGCGAATATGGCCTCAGAGAGCTCGTTGAGAAGGCCAGCGACATACTCAGCGAGCACGAAGCTGTGAAGGAAAGGAAGCTCATCCAGGACTTCTTCAGGCACCTCGTCAAGGACACTGGGCTGATAACCTACGGCGAGAGGGAAGTCAGGAAGGCTCTAGAGCTCGGTGCCGTTGACACGCTCCTCATCAGCGAGGGCTACGACAAGGTCAGGGTTAAGGCGAAGTGCAATGCCTGCGGCTGGGAGGAGCTCAAGACAATGAGCGAGCAGGAGTTCCATGTTTACAAGAAGAAGCTTACCCACTGCCCGAAGTGCGGCAGTCAGAACATAAGCTTCGAGAAGTGGGACGTCGCCGAGGAGCTCATAAAGCTGGCAGAAGAGAGCGGTGCCGAGGTTGAGATAATATCCCTCGACACCGAAGAGGGTCAGCAGTTCTACAAGGCCTTTGGCGGTCTTGGAGCCTTCTTGAGGTACAAGATTCAGTAA
- a CDS encoding stage II sporulation protein M — translation MPGSKKGSPARTFLLLLLVFIAASFLGYAFALGNPDVAIDAVKKIAEEIGPISDSSFKNFVLIFTNNSMVALFMMLSGLLFGLGPWFIMAFNGFIVGLVVRAIQLTGELSTGQIVLGIIPHGVIEIPALAVAGVAGIIWYREIVHGDEEAGERFRRGTVKALRLLALSILLLLVAAFIEAYITPSIAGIG, via the coding sequence GTGCCCGGATCAAAAAAGGGCTCTCCCGCAAGAACTTTCCTTCTTCTACTCCTGGTGTTCATCGCGGCGTCCTTTTTGGGCTACGCCTTCGCCCTTGGCAATCCCGACGTAGCTATAGATGCCGTCAAGAAAATAGCCGAAGAAATCGGGCCAATTTCAGATTCCAGCTTCAAGAACTTTGTTCTAATATTCACCAATAACTCCATGGTTGCTCTTTTCATGATGCTCTCGGGCCTGCTTTTTGGCCTCGGCCCCTGGTTCATAATGGCCTTTAACGGCTTCATTGTCGGCTTGGTTGTAAGAGCTATCCAGCTTACAGGGGAGCTCTCGACGGGGCAGATAGTCCTCGGGATAATCCCTCATGGGGTCATCGAGATTCCAGCCCTGGCTGTGGCAGGAGTTGCGGGTATAATATGGTACAGAGAAATAGTCCATGGGGATGAAGAAGCCGGGGAAAGATTCAGAAGAGGGACAGTAAAGGCTCTGAGGCTTCTTGCTCTCTCAATACTACTTCTCCTTGTTGCGGCGTTCATTGAGGCCTACATAACTCCGAGCATCGCCGGAATTGGCTGA
- a CDS encoding class III signal peptide-containing protein: protein MKRKAQGAIEYLFMIAAALVIVLIVWRQLSDRGQGASDIADKAESNITSALEGNITGG, encoded by the coding sequence ATGAAGAGAAAGGCCCAGGGTGCTATTGAGTACCTGTTTATGATTGCTGCCGCGCTGGTCATAGTCCTCATAGTCTGGAGGCAGCTCAGCGACAGAGGGCAAGGAGCAAGTGACATAGCCGATAAAGCGGAAAGCAATATAACTAGTGCACTTGAAGGAAACATAACTGGAGGCTAA
- a CDS encoding DUF354 domain-containing protein has protein sequence MKVWIDITNAPHAHFFKGIIRELEKSGHEVLITTREFDGLTGILDMLGFDYYVVGKHGGATLEGKLLASTERMYKLSKLIIEEKPDLALYKHSAEAPRVAFGLKIPSIGFVDNETAVAQNKLILPYTSLLLYPIAIDAYELLKCGADPNGMRPVKGFSELAHLYGFVPDRKVLKELGVKKNGYIVMRTEPIKANYFNGSEKSVLEDIIPVLPDVPIVLFPRIEGQKRRFERFSNVIIPEKSVDSLSLLYYARLMIGAGGTMNREAIALGTPTISTYPGRLLAVTKWLVEKGVKFHSTDPVKVAMMAERMMELNGSYRTYIRTVISGFENPMDVILKEIETYEEFGTFRTMKVEESANSGDARSYVGLNERRNKEK, from the coding sequence ATGAAGGTATGGATAGACATCACGAACGCTCCTCACGCTCACTTCTTCAAGGGTATAATCAGGGAGCTGGAGAAATCCGGTCACGAGGTTCTCATTACCACCCGTGAGTTCGATGGGTTAACCGGCATTCTGGACATGTTGGGATTCGATTACTACGTCGTCGGCAAGCATGGCGGCGCAACCCTGGAGGGCAAGCTCCTTGCAAGCACTGAAAGGATGTACAAGCTTTCCAAGCTTATCATTGAAGAGAAGCCGGATCTGGCACTCTACAAGCACTCTGCCGAGGCACCGAGAGTTGCTTTTGGGCTCAAGATTCCCTCCATCGGCTTCGTCGATAACGAGACGGCAGTTGCACAGAACAAGCTCATCCTTCCATATACCAGTCTATTGCTTTACCCAATTGCAATAGACGCCTACGAGCTGCTCAAATGCGGGGCCGATCCAAACGGCATGCGCCCGGTTAAGGGGTTCTCAGAGCTTGCCCATCTTTACGGATTCGTTCCCGACAGAAAAGTTCTCAAAGAGCTTGGTGTGAAAAAGAACGGCTACATAGTGATGCGCACCGAGCCCATAAAAGCTAACTATTTCAACGGCTCCGAGAAGAGTGTCCTTGAGGACATTATTCCAGTGCTGCCAGACGTTCCTATAGTTCTCTTTCCGAGAATAGAGGGGCAGAAAAGAAGGTTTGAGAGATTTTCCAACGTCATAATTCCGGAGAAATCTGTGGACAGCCTCAGCCTGCTATACTACGCCAGGTTGATGATAGGTGCCGGTGGAACGATGAACAGGGAGGCCATAGCTCTTGGCACTCCAACTATCTCAACGTATCCCGGCAGGCTCCTTGCGGTTACAAAATGGCTGGTCGAGAAAGGGGTTAAGTTTCACTCCACAGATCCGGTAAAGGTCGCGATGATGGCCGAGCGCATGATGGAGCTGAACGGAAGCTACAGGACATACATAAGAACAGTCATCAGCGGCTTTGAGAATCCGATGGATGTCATTCTCAAGGAGATAGAAACCTACGAGGAGTTTGGAACATTCAGGACAATGAAAGTGGAAGAATCAGCCAATTCCGGCGATGCTCGGAGTTATGTAGGCCTCAATGAACGCCGCAACAAGGAGAAGTAG
- a CDS encoding DUF126 domain-containing protein, whose amino-acid sequence MKLKGRKIVGGKAEGELIVSQKPLSFLGGVDPNTGIVTDAESDIRGQSIAGKVLAFPRGKGSTVGSYVIYALKKNGKAPKAIIVGEAETIVATGAIIAGIPMVDGIDVSKLKSGQRVRVKADEGLVEVEE is encoded by the coding sequence ATGAAACTCAAGGGCAGAAAGATCGTCGGTGGCAAGGCTGAGGGAGAACTGATAGTCTCGCAGAAGCCCCTTTCATTCCTCGGCGGCGTTGACCCCAATACAGGAATAGTTACCGACGCCGAGAGCGATATAAGGGGCCAGAGCATAGCTGGAAAAGTCCTGGCATTTCCACGTGGTAAGGGATCAACCGTTGGCTCTTACGTTATCTACGCCCTTAAGAAGAACGGAAAGGCGCCGAAGGCAATAATCGTCGGTGAGGCCGAGACAATAGTGGCAACAGGAGCTATAATAGCGGGTATTCCTATGGTTGATGGCATAGACGTCTCCAAGCTCAAGAGTGGACAGAGGGTCAGGGTCAAAGCCGACGAGGGACTGGTCGAAGTTGAGGAATAG